In the Henningerozyma blattae CBS 6284 chromosome 8, complete genome genome, one interval contains:
- the TBLA0H02860 gene encoding uncharacterized protein — protein MQYRTVLSSFVFVSSAFAAYKPSEPWSTLTPNATYTSAMTDYTGIFGIAVLPLATSTSTPSTEKAKRDSISQTDELSTKKTTTLDGKSSSATTATSTSVAQSSEDAFFAAQACMNEGTLAMTLKKGILLDSKGRVGSIVANRQFQFDGPPPQAGAIYAAGWSITPQGNLAIGANDVFYQCLSGNFYNLYDESQGKQCTKVYLQALELINC, from the coding sequence ATGCAATACAGAACTGTTTTATCCTCTTTTGTCTTTGTTTCTAGCGCTTTTGCTGCCTACAAACCATCCGAGCCATGGTCTACCTTGACTCCAAATGCTACATACACTAGTGCTATGACCGATTACACTGGCATTTTTGGTATAGCAGTTCTTCCATTGGCAACCTCTACATCTACTCCTTCAACTGAGAAAGCTAAGAGAGATTCTATTTCCCAAACAGATGAATTGTCTACTAAAAAGACAACTACTTTGGATGGGAAATCCAGTTCAGCTACAACGGCAACTTCTACCTCTGTAGCTCAAAGTTCAGAGGATGCCTTTTTTGCTGCTCAAGCCTGTATGAATGAGGGTACTTTGGCTATgactttaaaaaaaggtaTATTATTAGACTCTAAAGGTAGAGTGGGTTCTATTGTCGCTAATAGACAATTCCAATTTGATGGGCCACCACCACAAGCTGGTGCTATCTACGCTGCAGGTTGGTCTATCACACCACAGGGTAACTTGGCCATAGGTGCTAACGATGTTTTTTACCAATGTTTGTCCGGTAATTTCTATAACTTATATGATGAAAGCCAAGGTAAGCAATGTACTAAAGTATACTTACAAGCTCTTGAACTAATCAATTGTTAG